A genomic region of Barnesiella viscericola DSM 18177 contains the following coding sequences:
- a CDS encoding glycoside hydrolase family 31 protein, translating to MKKRLLFFSLFSCLLLFAARGEMRDGQADARAIIEEGEVRFTVLTPRVIRMEWDSLRQFTDDRSFVVVNRHLPVPDFEKKIKGGKLIIRTDELELTYRLNSGKFSAENLSIKYKNKNNPFTWNPGVKQQRNLKGTARTLDRMDGTTFIKRNEPRHELQLEDGILSRDGWTLIDDSKSLLFDNSDFPWVEERDKNRSVQDWYFMAYGTDYKTALKDFTLFAGKMPLPPRFVFGYWWSRYWAYSDNEMRDVVSRFEQYNIPLDVLVVDMDWHETDSLFSKPDAWDQRKHWTGYTWEKRLFSDPDQFFDWTKSKHLKTTLNLHPASGIAPFECQYNDFAKQMNFDTSTRENIPWQGANKKFMQTLFDVVLHPIEKQGVDFWWLDWQQWVFDKDIPTLNNTWWLNYTFFEDMKRNTDKRPLIYHRWGGLGNHRYQIGFSGDAYITWNTLEYQPYFTNTASNVLYGYWSHDIGGHKFIEDDNVYEFEPEMYVRWVQYGALSPILRTHSNKDPSLVKEIWRYRDEYYDALYSAVRLRYQLVPYIYTMAREAYETGVSLCRPMYYDYPEEELAYTYSRQYMFGDQILVAPIGAPMEEGVSEVKVWLPAGNDWYEWHTGTMLKGGQELVRCFTLEEYPIYIKAGAVIPMYGEEVNTLDENPNRLIFGIFPGREGAFTVYEDAGNDQQYDTQYATTQVVSQTENRMQRITIAPRAGQYEGMTDSKDYLVRLYGAEMPRTVRVNGEAVDYTALPDSNRWSYSGKDFVVSIPVPNADCRNTYEIEVEYDKTDSIDVNDGMIKQMKELHEAIAARKFKYAGNYVVPEVTGFCSETNLKVSYDPAGFYRYIRYFKDNFQQAMEITLKDDLVSPFAK from the coding sequence ATGAAAAAAAGACTTTTGTTTTTTTCGCTGTTCAGTTGTCTGTTGTTGTTTGCCGCCCGAGGTGAGATGCGCGACGGACAAGCCGATGCCCGGGCGATTATCGAGGAGGGCGAAGTGAGATTTACCGTGTTGACCCCCCGTGTAATCCGTATGGAATGGGATTCTCTGCGACAGTTTACCGACGATCGGTCATTCGTGGTGGTGAACCGTCATTTGCCGGTGCCCGACTTTGAGAAAAAGATAAAGGGAGGGAAACTGATTATTCGTACCGATGAGTTGGAGTTGACCTATCGGCTGAATTCCGGAAAATTTTCGGCAGAAAATCTGAGTATAAAATATAAGAATAAGAATAATCCCTTCACTTGGAATCCCGGTGTGAAGCAACAACGCAATTTGAAGGGCACGGCCCGCACGCTCGACCGTATGGACGGCACGACATTTATTAAGCGCAACGAGCCCCGGCATGAGTTGCAGTTGGAAGACGGTATACTCTCGCGCGACGGCTGGACGCTGATCGACGATTCGAAGAGCCTCCTGTTTGACAACAGCGATTTTCCCTGGGTCGAAGAGCGGGATAAAAACCGGTCGGTTCAGGATTGGTATTTCATGGCCTATGGGACCGACTATAAGACGGCCTTGAAAGATTTTACCCTCTTTGCCGGGAAGATGCCCTTGCCCCCCCGTTTTGTATTCGGCTACTGGTGGTCGCGCTACTGGGCCTACTCCGACAACGAGATGCGCGATGTCGTGTCGCGGTTCGAGCAGTATAACATACCACTCGATGTGCTGGTGGTCGATATGGACTGGCACGAGACCGACAGCCTCTTTTCCAAACCCGATGCCTGGGACCAGCGCAAGCACTGGACCGGCTACACGTGGGAAAAACGGCTCTTCTCCGACCCCGATCAGTTTTTCGACTGGACCAAGTCGAAACATTTGAAGACTACGTTGAATCTGCACCCCGCTTCGGGTATCGCCCCCTTTGAGTGCCAGTACAACGATTTTGCCAAACAGATGAATTTCGATACCTCCACGCGGGAAAATATCCCTTGGCAAGGCGCTAATAAAAAATTCATGCAGACCCTCTTCGATGTCGTGCTGCACCCCATCGAAAAGCAGGGGGTCGACTTCTGGTGGCTCGATTGGCAACAATGGGTCTTCGACAAGGATATACCGACGTTGAACAACACCTGGTGGCTCAACTATACCTTCTTTGAAGACATGAAGCGCAATACCGACAAGCGGCCGCTCATCTACCATCGCTGGGGTGGGTTGGGTAATCATCGCTATCAAATTGGTTTTTCGGGCGATGCCTACATCACCTGGAATACCCTCGAATATCAGCCCTACTTTACCAACACGGCGTCGAATGTGCTGTATGGCTATTGGAGCCACGACATTGGCGGACATAAATTTATTGAGGACGACAACGTCTATGAATTTGAACCCGAGATGTATGTGCGTTGGGTGCAGTATGGCGCATTGAGTCCCATCTTGCGGACTCACTCCAACAAGGACCCCTCGCTGGTTAAAGAGATCTGGCGCTATCGCGACGAGTACTACGACGCACTATACAGTGCCGTGCGGTTGCGCTACCAGCTGGTACCCTATATCTATACGATGGCTCGCGAGGCCTATGAAACCGGTGTTTCGCTGTGTCGTCCCATGTACTATGATTATCCCGAGGAGGAGTTGGCCTATACCTACTCTCGGCAGTATATGTTTGGCGACCAGATTTTGGTAGCCCCCATCGGGGCCCCCATGGAAGAGGGCGTTTCAGAGGTCAAGGTGTGGCTGCCGGCCGGTAACGACTGGTATGAGTGGCACACCGGAACGATGTTGAAAGGAGGGCAGGAATTGGTACGCTGCTTTACCCTCGAAGAGTATCCAATCTACATCAAGGCCGGAGCCGTGATTCCCATGTATGGTGAGGAGGTGAATACGCTCGACGAGAATCCGAACCGTTTGATTTTCGGCATATTCCCGGGACGTGAAGGAGCGTTTACCGTCTATGAAGATGCCGGTAACGACCAGCAGTACGATACCCAATATGCCACGACACAAGTCGTTTCGCAGACCGAAAACCGCATGCAACGCATCACCATTGCCCCGAGAGCCGGGCAGTATGAGGGCATGACCGACTCGAAAGATTATCTCGTGCGACTCTATGGTGCCGAGATGCCCCGGACGGTTCGTGTAAACGGCGAGGCGGTCGATTATACCGCTTTGCCCGATTCGAACCGGTGGTCCTACTCGGGAAAAGATTTTGTGGTTTCCATACCGGTACCCAATGCCGATTGTCGCAACACGTATGAGATTGAAGTGGAGTACGACAAAACCGATTCCATTGATGTAAACGACGGCATGATCAAGCAGATGAAAGAGTTGCACGAAGCTATCGCTGCCCGCAAATTCAAGTATGCCGGCAACTATGTGGTTCCCGAGGTCACCGGGTTCTGTTCGGAGACCAATTTGAAGGTCTCTTATGACCCTGCCGGTTTCTACCGCTATATCCGCTATTTCAAGGATAACTTCCAACAGGCCATGGAGATTACCTTGAAAGATGATTTGGTGAGTCCTTTTGCCAAGTAA
- a CDS encoding choice-of-anchor Q domain-containing protein, translating to MKTLYLFVVFGVVASLCATQAQQVYYVTPEGGGDGSSWASATTLEQAIGSASGTAEAADIILVKKGTYTAPATDGLGFYFQTKKQIVIYGNCEGTESETDLPVIDEETPIETYLVAPVDENQEPVSRVITIYKGSVAFEGFDISGGTSAFSTSRGPNEGGSVWIYGQGVLRKCHIHGSSSQKGGGVYLSTFEEGKEAGLESCHVYNNSSTGDGKSSLGGGVYMKNNTFVKDCVIEDNVSPYTGGGIYCESTGVVYNSVIRNNRAEKNSSGGIWIHSGVIANCLIIGNQAMSVGAGVQLGSEEAQIINSTVVSNQLNNTSGSAISGGIMVDNGHVRNCIVWGNTVNGGTVERDIRISNMRTGTLTNTCYKVASIVSADAQEIDCIQDDPLFVDAEGGDYRLAEGSPCIDTGNNDSYAVVPMDTDLNGESRIENNTIDMGAYEYHKDISTGVAELAGGPRIYAAAGRLIVVEVEGNLMVYDVLGRLRHTQIVSGQAEITLPSGIYIVRLNKVCRKVSIR from the coding sequence ATGAAAACACTTTACTTATTCGTTGTTTTTGGAGTTGTAGCCAGCCTGTGTGCAACTCAGGCCCAGCAGGTCTACTATGTAACACCCGAGGGTGGTGGCGACGGCAGCAGTTGGGCGAGTGCCACCACGTTGGAGCAGGCAATCGGTAGTGCTTCGGGTACAGCCGAGGCCGCTGACATCATTCTGGTCAAGAAGGGGACTTATACCGCACCGGCCACCGATGGACTTGGGTTCTATTTTCAGACGAAGAAACAGATTGTTATTTATGGGAACTGCGAGGGAACCGAATCGGAGACCGATCTGCCCGTAATCGATGAGGAGACGCCTATCGAAACCTATTTGGTTGCTCCCGTTGATGAGAATCAGGAACCGGTATCGCGGGTGATTACCATATATAAAGGTAGTGTTGCTTTCGAGGGATTCGATATATCGGGTGGAACATCGGCATTCAGTACCAGTCGAGGCCCCAATGAAGGCGGATCGGTATGGATTTACGGACAGGGCGTTTTACGCAAATGCCATATCCACGGCTCTTCTTCTCAAAAGGGCGGAGGTGTATACCTGTCGACTTTCGAGGAAGGAAAAGAAGCCGGACTGGAATCTTGCCACGTGTATAATAATAGTTCGACAGGTGACGGAAAGAGCTCGTTGGGCGGTGGTGTCTACATGAAAAACAATACATTCGTAAAAGATTGCGTGATAGAAGACAATGTGTCTCCTTACACGGGCGGTGGTATCTATTGCGAGTCTACGGGTGTCGTTTACAACTCGGTTATTCGCAATAACCGGGCCGAGAAAAATTCATCTGGTGGAATTTGGATCCATTCTGGCGTAATAGCTAATTGTTTGATAATAGGGAATCAGGCTATGTCTGTAGGAGCAGGTGTACAACTGGGTTCTGAAGAGGCACAGATTATTAATTCTACAGTAGTCTCCAACCAGTTGAATAATACGTCGGGCAGTGCCATATCGGGAGGCATTATGGTTGATAACGGCCATGTGAGGAATTGTATCGTGTGGGGAAATACCGTTAATGGAGGAACCGTTGAACGAGATATACGTATTTCCAATATGAGAACCGGTACTCTGACCAATACCTGTTACAAGGTTGCCTCAATTGTTTCTGCTGATGCTCAGGAGATAGATTGCATACAAGACGATCCTCTCTTTGTCGATGCCGAGGGTGGCGATTATCGTCTGGCCGAAGGCAGTCCCTGTATCGATACCGGTAATAACGATTCGTATGCAGTTGTCCCTATGGATACCGATCTGAACGGTGAGTCGCGAATTGAAAACAACACGATTGACATGGGGGCTTACGAGTATCACAAAGATATTTCAACCGGAGTTGCAGAGCTTGCGGGCGGGCCCAGGATTTATGCCGCGGCAGGTCGCCTGATTGTCGTTGAGGTCGAAGGTAACTTGATGGTATATGATGTGTTGGGAAGGTTACGCCATACCCAGATTGTATCGGGACAAGCCGAAATCACTTTACCCTCGGGCATATATATTGTTCGTCTGAATAAAGTATGCCGAAAGGTATCCATACGGTAA
- a CDS encoding choice-of-anchor Q domain-containing protein: MKKIALLSSALLLSGVLSTMNADVIYVKENASGDGMSWSSPASLEDALTWAAKGDEIFVAKGTYTGSFSLKVAATIYGNCEGTETSAPTYTTAEGLETFLKGPGDKRVLILDGGASIYGLDISGGDATLETTGVGRGGGVYVNSGGGSIKYCRIHDNMAVDGTKKATEDNGRIPLRGVGGGAYVWNGRVENCIIENNVSTDAPWMMEGNNVWSMGVGGGLCLESSGDPEAAVVMNCIIRNNSTTPEDDENSYPCQGGGIAIKSGYLVNSLVVGNRINGSNNNQNVGGGIACTQNQAYVINCTAYDNHVMGLGGGIAFQSQNADGMRAVVSNCIAWNNTCRDDDYGAGLDNIRMGNSQTDGSLPDRVTINVVCVPESTVVKGAITSDPKFVDAAAGDFRLAEGSPCIDAGDDPAVEGYDVDLDGNPRIAGAAVDLGPYEYTGGSAIDEVEAYEGEVVRTQYYTLQGVEVTYPSVSGLYIVKKTLDTREVITEKQFITIR, encoded by the coding sequence ATGAAGAAAATTGCTTTACTCTCGAGTGCATTGTTGTTGTCAGGAGTATTGTCGACAATGAATGCAGATGTGATTTACGTGAAAGAAAACGCTTCGGGCGACGGTATGTCGTGGAGTAGCCCTGCCAGTTTGGAAGATGCTCTAACTTGGGCAGCCAAAGGTGATGAGATTTTTGTGGCCAAAGGAACCTATACCGGTAGCTTTTCATTAAAAGTGGCTGCTACGATATATGGGAACTGCGAAGGTACCGAGACATCGGCTCCTACCTATACGACGGCCGAAGGTCTTGAAACGTTCTTGAAAGGTCCCGGTGACAAACGTGTACTTATTCTGGACGGTGGAGCCTCCATTTATGGTCTTGATATTTCGGGGGGTGACGCTACACTCGAAACCACAGGGGTAGGCCGTGGTGGCGGTGTTTATGTCAACAGTGGTGGCGGTAGTATCAAATACTGTCGCATTCACGACAATATGGCTGTCGACGGGACCAAAAAGGCTACCGAAGATAACGGTCGTATTCCTCTGCGTGGTGTAGGCGGTGGTGCCTATGTGTGGAATGGCCGGGTAGAAAATTGTATCATTGAGAACAACGTATCGACCGATGCTCCTTGGATGATGGAAGGAAACAATGTTTGGTCAATGGGTGTTGGTGGTGGCCTCTGTCTCGAATCATCGGGCGATCCCGAAGCTGCCGTTGTCATGAACTGCATTATCCGCAACAACAGTACGACTCCCGAAGACGACGAAAATTCATATCCCTGCCAAGGTGGCGGTATCGCTATCAAGTCGGGTTATCTGGTCAATTCGCTGGTCGTAGGTAATCGCATCAACGGATCGAACAACAACCAAAATGTGGGCGGTGGTATCGCTTGTACTCAGAATCAGGCTTATGTAATCAACTGTACGGCCTATGACAATCATGTGATGGGCTTGGGTGGCGGTATTGCCTTCCAGTCGCAGAATGCCGACGGCATGAGAGCCGTTGTATCCAACTGCATCGCCTGGAACAATACCTGTCGCGACGATGATTACGGCGCAGGATTGGATAATATCCGTATGGGTAACTCTCAAACCGATGGTAGTTTGCCAGACCGTGTGACGATCAATGTAGTTTGTGTCCCCGAGTCGACTGTGGTCAAGGGTGCCATTACCTCGGATCCCAAGTTTGTCGATGCCGCTGCCGGCGATTTCCGTCTGGCCGAAGGTAGCCCTTGTATCGATGCCGGTGACGATCCTGCCGTAGAAGGCTACGATGTCGATTTGGACGGGAATCCCCGTATCGCAGGAGCCGCAGTTGACCTGGGTCCGTATGAATATACCGGTGGCAGTGCCATTGACGAGGTAGAGGCTTATGAAGGAGAAGTGGTTCGCACCCAGTATTATACCTTGCAAGGTGTCGAGGTAACTTATCCCAGCGTATCGGGCCTTTACATCGTGAAGAAAACCCTTGATACCCGTGAGGTGATTACCGAAAAACAATTCATCACAATAAGATAG
- a CDS encoding choice-of-anchor Q domain-containing protein, with amino-acid sequence MKKKCLLSGTLLFLAGALSTANAEVIYVTESGAGSGDGSTWSNAATLEDAFSWASTGTEIYIAKGTYTGSFKLRAQAKVYGNCEGTETEPPTYTTAEGLETFLKGTGDNRVLYLDGKASELYGLDISGGDASLEKTGVGRGGGVYINNGGATLKYCNIHDNVGVDGSRELLGSNGKPQKGVGGGLYILNGRLENCIIENNIATKAPWVDSQVWATGIGGGICLDATEGNGCNPDKAVVLNCIIRNNSTTPADDEDSFASQGGGIAIKSGKLVNSLVIGNSVNGSLNNQSIGGGVACTEKEAYVINCTVVKNHAQGLGGGISFQTTNADGMTASVANCIAWDNTCREDEYGEGNANIRLGNSKTDGKLPERVTIGAVCVPEKTVSAGAITVDPRFVNAAGGDYRLSEGSPCIDAGDDPAIEGFDTDLAGNARIFGSSVDLGAYESTDGSAIDEIEAYEGEVVRTQYYTLQGVEVAYPSVSGVYIVKRTLDTNQVITEKVFVAVK; translated from the coding sequence ATGAAAAAAAAATGTTTACTATCAGGAACTCTTTTATTCTTGGCCGGAGCATTATCGACAGCGAATGCCGAGGTGATTTATGTAACAGAATCAGGTGCGGGATCGGGCGATGGCTCGACGTGGAGTAATGCCGCTACCTTGGAAGATGCCTTTTCGTGGGCATCGACCGGTACCGAAATATATATAGCCAAGGGGACCTATACGGGCAGTTTCAAATTGAGAGCCCAAGCCAAAGTATATGGAAATTGCGAAGGTACCGAAACCGAACCTCCTACGTATACGACCGCCGAGGGACTTGAAACCTTTTTGAAGGGTACCGGCGACAATCGGGTGCTTTATCTGGACGGCAAAGCATCGGAACTCTACGGTTTGGATATCTCCGGAGGTGATGCTTCGTTGGAAAAGACCGGTGTAGGTCGTGGAGGTGGCGTCTATATCAACAACGGTGGTGCCACTTTGAAATATTGCAACATTCACGATAATGTGGGTGTAGATGGTAGCCGGGAGCTCCTCGGTTCCAATGGAAAACCGCAAAAGGGTGTAGGTGGTGGATTGTATATCCTGAACGGCCGCCTCGAAAACTGTATTATTGAAAACAACATTGCCACGAAGGCCCCTTGGGTAGATAGCCAAGTATGGGCTACCGGTATTGGTGGTGGTATCTGTCTCGATGCAACCGAAGGCAATGGGTGTAATCCCGATAAGGCTGTGGTGTTGAATTGTATCATTCGCAACAACAGCACGACTCCTGCCGACGATGAAGACTCTTTCGCCAGTCAGGGTGGAGGTATCGCCATCAAGTCGGGGAAACTGGTCAACAGCCTGGTGATTGGTAATTCGGTAAACGGATCGTTGAATAACCAGTCGATTGGTGGCGGTGTGGCTTGTACCGAAAAAGAGGCCTATGTGATTAACTGTACGGTTGTGAAGAACCATGCACAAGGCTTGGGCGGAGGCATCAGTTTCCAAACGACCAATGCCGACGGTATGACAGCTTCGGTAGCCAACTGTATCGCTTGGGATAATACCTGTCGTGAAGATGAGTATGGCGAAGGAAATGCCAACATTCGGTTGGGCAATTCTAAAACCGATGGCAAGTTGCCCGAGCGTGTAACGATTGGTGCCGTGTGCGTGCCCGAGAAGACCGTGAGTGCCGGAGCCATTACGGTAGATCCCCGATTTGTCAATGCTGCGGGTGGCGACTATCGTTTGTCGGAAGGCAGTCCCTGTATCGATGCCGGTGACGACCCTGCTATCGAAGGATTCGATACCGATTTGGCCGGTAATGCCCGTATCTTCGGATCATCGGTCGATTTGGGCGCTTATGAGTCGACCGACGGCAGCGCGATTGACGAGATAGAGGCTTATGAGGGCGAAGTGGTTCGCACCCAATACTATACGTTGCAAGGTGTCGAGGTCGCTTATCCCAGTGTGTCGGGCGTTTATATAGTTAAGAGAACTCTCGATACCAATCAGGTAATTACCGAAAAGGTGTTTGTTGCGGTTAAATAA
- a CDS encoding choice-of-anchor Q domain-containing protein: protein MNTKIWGLLILSALSLQSLYATRYFVTPEGNDDNDGLSWETPVTLNGILTDTKLVEGDEILVKKGTYMAPEGASFTCNRAAVKVYGNCEGTEVDPPTSYQLDKIETYLVGSGRRVLYFKTASYLVGFDISGGDAYNSTAGGSGRGGGVYIDDPDGVIEYCIVHDNYGSKLAQIKGVGGGVYALGTVKNCIVENNIATAAEGKKPGVGGGVCLEGGYLINTIVRNNSCVDENVNNTSAGGNVGGGVSIKTGYVVNCLIEGNVIGGTPNNANYGGGIDCSLVSEPSEPGIVAHIINCTIVGNDATSGRGGGIGFGNKGSSEVVNCIVVDNVARPEATPDGSNIFMGAESTTEVSYTLWPEAESGTGNISEAPLFVEGSYTLQSSSPAVNAGNNEAIAGYEKDLAGKVRIFDEVVDLGAYEFDGIASAVDEAVADADDPIVEVQYFTLSGARVEEPQVTGIYLVKKIHASRNYTVEKMIFVYK, encoded by the coding sequence ATGAACACAAAAATATGGGGACTTTTAATCCTTTCGGCTCTTTCATTGCAGAGTCTGTATGCAACCCGATATTTCGTAACCCCCGAAGGTAACGATGATAACGACGGGTTGAGTTGGGAAACTCCGGTAACCTTGAACGGAATATTGACCGATACCAAACTGGTCGAAGGTGATGAGATTCTGGTAAAGAAAGGAACCTACATGGCGCCCGAAGGAGCCAGTTTTACTTGTAACCGTGCGGCAGTAAAGGTATATGGCAACTGTGAAGGTACCGAGGTAGATCCTCCCACAAGCTATCAGTTGGACAAGATCGAGACCTATCTGGTAGGTAGCGGCCGCCGGGTCTTGTATTTCAAGACAGCTTCCTACTTGGTTGGATTCGATATTTCGGGAGGCGATGCCTATAATTCTACGGCCGGTGGTTCGGGCCGAGGTGGAGGCGTCTATATCGATGACCCCGACGGGGTGATAGAATATTGTATCGTACACGATAACTATGGGTCGAAGTTGGCCCAAATCAAGGGCGTAGGCGGTGGCGTTTATGCTCTTGGAACCGTTAAGAACTGTATTGTAGAAAATAATATCGCCACGGCAGCCGAGGGTAAGAAACCGGGTGTAGGCGGTGGCGTTTGTCTGGAAGGTGGTTATCTGATCAACACCATCGTTCGGAATAACAGTTGTGTTGATGAAAATGTCAACAATACCTCTGCGGGAGGAAACGTCGGCGGAGGTGTCTCTATTAAAACGGGCTATGTAGTGAATTGCCTGATTGAAGGAAATGTGATAGGCGGTACCCCCAACAATGCCAACTATGGCGGCGGTATAGATTGCAGCCTGGTGAGTGAACCGTCCGAGCCGGGTATCGTGGCTCACATCATCAACTGTACCATTGTAGGCAATGATGCCACGAGTGGCCGTGGCGGGGGTATAGGTTTTGGAAACAAAGGCAGTTCGGAGGTCGTGAATTGTATTGTCGTTGACAATGTGGCTCGTCCCGAAGCCACCCCCGATGGCTCTAATATTTTCATGGGAGCCGAGTCGACAACCGAGGTCTCGTATACGCTGTGGCCCGAGGCCGAATCGGGAACGGGAAATATCAGCGAGGCACCTCTGTTTGTCGAGGGTTCCTATACGCTTCAATCTTCGAGTCCAGCCGTCAATGCCGGGAATAACGAGGCTATTGCCGGATATGAGAAAGACCTGGCCGGTAAAGTTCGCATCTTCGACGAGGTGGTAGACCTGGGGGCCTATGAGTTTGACGGGATTGCCAGTGCTGTTGATGAGGCAGTTGCCGATGCCGATGATCCCATAGTTGAAGTTCAGTATTTCACCTTGTCGGGCGCACGTGTAGAAGAGCCGCAGGTGACCGGCATCTATTTGGTAAAAAAAATACATGCTTCTCGAAATTATACGGTAGAAAAGATGATATTTGTATATAAATAG
- a CDS encoding RNA polymerase sigma factor yields MDEVVFQRFVEGDDAAFTFIYNKYVDLLLQYGRSLGFEKEVLKDAIQDVFVKLYLNRKNLSEVRNLKFYLFRSLKNNLLDMLKASVDTCNIDDYQCKFSIKWNVLNDLIAEEDKKEIEGKLNKLLNSLTGRQREIVYLRFIHELDYEEIAALMNMTIQSSRKAVSRAIVKMRKLKVAFLFAIMG; encoded by the coding sequence ATGGACGAAGTCGTTTTTCAAAGGTTTGTTGAGGGAGATGATGCGGCATTTACTTTCATCTATAACAAGTATGTCGATCTCCTTCTGCAATATGGTAGGAGTTTAGGATTTGAGAAAGAGGTTTTGAAAGATGCCATTCAAGATGTTTTCGTGAAACTCTATCTCAATCGTAAAAACCTGAGCGAAGTAAGAAACTTGAAATTTTATTTGTTCAGGTCTTTGAAGAATAATCTGTTGGATATGTTGAAAGCATCGGTAGATACTTGCAACATAGACGATTATCAGTGCAAGTTTTCAATCAAGTGGAATGTTCTGAACGATCTGATTGCCGAGGAGGACAAGAAGGAGATTGAGGGAAAACTGAACAAGTTGCTCAACTCGCTTACCGGCAGGCAACGAGAAATCGTATACCTGCGATTTATACACGAACTGGACTATGAAGAGATAGCTGCGCTGATGAATATGACTATACAGTCATCGCGTAAAGCTGTTTCGAGAGCTATTGTGAAGATGCGTAAACTGAAAGTTGCCTTTCTTTTTGCGATTATGGGGTAA
- a CDS encoding FecR family protein gives MKTRAEYTVIDFLKDDSFLRSVLLLTDEDVAFWKNYILENPEKEQEMEAARQLLLSMSFDKEVYSEQEKLELLDQINNEIKAVRKRKIYVGFGKILAAACVVALVSIGIVIHFKPATPASSNLVADETSSLALEKETRLVLAGEKTIAIEEGGDILYENGEMTISSMSQQDKRYAVDTESEEVQYNELIVPKGRRASHLILDDGSKVWVNSGSKFRFPATFAQDKREVYVEGEIYIEVAKDPKRPFFVKTSEMQVRALGTRFNVTAYRDDLSQMVVLVEGLVEVQSNDETKKKILQPDHMLTLAGNSMDIKVANTYDFISWKDGLLQFRSQPLSMILAKISRHYDLYIDCEQDIKDLKCSGKLVLFDDPKDVLETIARTISLEKPDSKTVPMAYEMNGNTILLKKKS, from the coding sequence ATGAAAACGAGAGCAGAATATACGGTCATAGATTTCCTTAAAGACGATTCGTTTTTGAGGAGCGTTTTGCTTTTGACCGACGAAGATGTCGCTTTTTGGAAGAACTATATTTTGGAGAATCCGGAGAAAGAGCAGGAGATGGAAGCTGCCAGGCAACTGTTATTGTCTATGTCTTTTGATAAGGAGGTCTACTCCGAGCAGGAGAAACTGGAACTCTTGGATCAGATAAATAATGAAATCAAGGCTGTCAGGAAACGTAAAATCTATGTGGGATTCGGAAAGATTCTCGCTGCGGCATGTGTGGTAGCGCTGGTATCGATAGGTATTGTCATTCACTTTAAGCCAGCAACACCTGCTTCTTCGAATCTGGTTGCCGATGAGACAAGTTCGCTTGCCTTGGAAAAGGAAACCCGCCTTGTTTTGGCCGGTGAGAAGACAATAGCCATAGAAGAGGGGGGAGATATACTTTATGAAAATGGCGAAATGACTATCTCGTCAATGAGCCAGCAGGACAAGCGATATGCCGTTGATACGGAGAGTGAAGAAGTACAGTATAACGAGTTGATTGTGCCCAAAGGACGCCGGGCTTCGCATTTGATTCTCGACGATGGCTCGAAGGTTTGGGTCAATTCGGGCTCGAAATTCCGTTTCCCTGCCACGTTTGCCCAGGATAAGAGAGAGGTCTATGTCGAGGGCGAAATCTACATCGAGGTGGCCAAGGACCCCAAACGACCCTTCTTTGTGAAGACCTCCGAGATGCAGGTCAGGGCTTTGGGTACCCGGTTTAATGTGACGGCTTATCGCGATGATTTGTCGCAAATGGTGGTCCTGGTTGAGGGTTTGGTCGAGGTACAATCCAATGACGAAACCAAAAAGAAAATTTTGCAACCCGACCACATGCTGACTTTGGCCGGCAACTCCATGGATATAAAGGTAGCCAATACTTACGATTTCATCAGCTGGAAAGATGGGCTGCTTCAATTCCGCAGCCAGCCTCTGTCGATGATTTTGGCTAAGATTTCGAGACATTACGACCTGTATATCGATTGTGAACAAGATATTAAAGACCTGAAATGCAGTGGAAAACTGGTCTTGTTTGACGACCCCAAAGATGTGTTGGAGACAATCGCCCGCACTATCTCCCTGGAAAAGCCCGATTCCAAGACCGTGCCGATGGCCTATGAAATGAATGGCAATACCATATTGCTGAAAAAGAAAAGCTGA